The Halomicrobium zhouii region GAGATTTTCGTGATGACGAGAGAGCGAAGCTCTCTCGAACCACGCTCCTCACTTCGTTCCGGTGCTTGCGGGACTGGGGTTCCCGGAGCCCGCCTCGCCCTTTCAGTCCACCAGGAGAGCAAGCTCTCCTGAGCCTTGCGCTCACTCCGTTCGCGCAAGACACCAGGACAGCATCGCTCGCGCCACAGAGGCGCTCGCGGTTAGGACCACCAGTCCTCCCCGGTCGTGCCTGGCGGCACGACACGCTTCCTGACCGCCCAGCAACCGCGCGGCGGTCGGCCGGGAGGCCGTTTCTTCGGCCGACCCGGGGAAGGGCAGGGCAGGGCAGCGGTGCTGTGCCGACCCTGGAGGACTGAAAGGGCGAGGCGGGGTGGAGGAAGCACGGACCCGCAAGCACGCGAGGGACGAGCGCGCACAGCGTGGTCCGCGCGACTCCAGCCCGCCGAGGGCTTTCGAGTTGTTGCCCTCTTCGTTCCTTCCAGCGCCAACTCACCAGAACCACCCGTCACAGAAGCAAACGAACACTACCGAACGTCCACTTACCCGAGCTGTTCGGCGACGATGGCGTCGGCGGCCTCGACGAACTCCTGCTCTTTTCCGGCGGGTACCGTCGCACCCGCGGCGATGTCGTGACCGCCGCCGTCGCCGCCGACGGACCGCGATGCTTCGCCCATCACGGCCGAGAGGTCGAGGCCGCGGCCGACGAGTGGGCCGGTGCCCCGCGAGGACACCTTCGTCTCCTCGTCGTTCTTTCGGGCGAACGCGAGGATGGGCTTGTCGGAGTCGACGCCGTCGGTGCCGAGCGCCATCCCGGCGACGATGCCGACGATGGTCTCGCGGATGGCCTCGCCCGCGTCGAACCACTGGACGTGCTCCTCGTGGGTGACGCCGCGCTCCTGGACCAGTGTCAGGCCCTCCGAGAGGTTGCGCCGGTGGTTCGCGAGCAGGGTCTGGGCCCGGTCCAGCGCGCCGTCGCGGTTGCCCAGGCAGACCGCCAGGCCGACGTCGGCCCGTTCGTAGCGGGCGGTGGCGTTCAGCAGCGTCGAGAACTCACTGGCGTCGCGCAACTCGGTGCCGACGGGTTCGTCCGCGAGGGTGTAGGTGGTCCCGACGAGGGAGTCGATCTTCCCGGCAGGGACGCCCCGCTCGACGGCCCGCTTGACGAGCGCGCTGGCGACGGTCTGGCGCTCGTCGTCGGTCAGGTCCGCCCAGGTGCGCCAGTCGCCGTTCGTCTTGAGGTCGAGTCCCAGGCCGTCGAGAAACCGGATCGCACCGGCCTGGTCGTTGGAGACGCCTGGAATCGGCACTTCGGTGGCGTACTCCAGCAACTTCGGGAGCGGGCGGGTCTGTTTGCCGTACAGCGTGAGGTCGGTCCCCTCGTCGAGGACGCCCGCCTCGACGCCCTCGGCGACGATGCCCGCGTTCGCGCCAATCAACTCCCCGCCGACGGCCTGCATGTCGCCGACGGCGCCGACGACGGCGAGGCCGGCCAGGTCGCGGTTCTCGTCGGGCACGTCCGCGTCGGCGTCCGCGGTCTCGGCCAGCGCGCGGGCGAGGACGTAGGCCGCCCCCGCACCAGACAGTTCGGACGCGCCGTTGATCCCCTCCAGCAGCGGGTTGCAGTGATACTCCGTGTCGGCGTATCCGTCGGTCGTCACGACGGCGTCGGGGTGGCAATCTTCGGGGTCCGACGGCTGGTGGTGGTCGGCGACGACGGGCGTGAAATCGCCCGCCGCCGCGTGCTCGCTGATGACGTCCAGTTGCCCGGAGCCGAAGTCGGTGAACAGGACGGTGTCGTAGTCGGTGGCCGCGATGCCGGCGATGGCCTCGGGGTCGAGTTGCTTCTCGAAGACCGTCTCGAACTCGATGCCCGCGCGTTCGAGGGCCGACGACGCGACGGCCGCGCTCGTCAGCCCGTCGGCGTCGATGTGGGACGCGAGCAGTACCTCGTCTGCTCGCTGGAGTCGATTCGCGCACGCGGCGGCGCGGTCGTCCAGGTCAGGTACCGGTCCCATGCTGAGCGAGGGTGGTGCCCGCTCGCGTATAAACTATCGGACTGGGACC contains the following coding sequences:
- a CDS encoding single-stranded-DNA-specific exonuclease RecJ, encoding MGPVPDLDDRAAACANRLQRADEVLLASHIDADGLTSAAVASSALERAGIEFETVFEKQLDPEAIAGIAATDYDTVLFTDFGSGQLDVISEHAAAGDFTPVVADHHQPSDPEDCHPDAVVTTDGYADTEYHCNPLLEGINGASELSGAGAAYVLARALAETADADADVPDENRDLAGLAVVGAVGDMQAVGGELIGANAGIVAEGVEAGVLDEGTDLTLYGKQTRPLPKLLEYATEVPIPGVSNDQAGAIRFLDGLGLDLKTNGDWRTWADLTDDERQTVASALVKRAVERGVPAGKIDSLVGTTYTLADEPVGTELRDASEFSTLLNATARYERADVGLAVCLGNRDGALDRAQTLLANHRRNLSEGLTLVQERGVTHEEHVQWFDAGEAIRETIVGIVAGMALGTDGVDSDKPILAFARKNDEETKVSSRGTGPLVGRGLDLSAVMGEASRSVGGDGGGHDIAAGATVPAGKEQEFVEAADAIVAEQLG